The genomic stretch TGGAAATTGGTGACCAAGGCGTCGACCACATGGAACGGCCGGCCCGGGAAGATAAAGATATCGGTGTCGCCACTGAACGGCTTGAGCACGCCATCGCGAGCGGCGCTCTCCAGCGAACGTACGCTGGTGGTGCCCACGGCAATCACCCGACCGCCACGCGCACGGCAGGCAGCGACTGCATCGACCACGTCCTGGCCTACTTCCAGCCATTCGCTGTGCATGTGGTGATCTTCGAGCTTTTCGACACGCACCGGCTGGAACGTACCCGCACCGACGTGCAACGTAACGAACGCGGTCTCGACACCCTTGGCGGCGATCGCTTCCATCAGCGTCTGGTCGAAGTGCAGCCCGGCGGTCGGCGCTGCCACCGCGCCGAGCTTCTCGGCGTACACGGTCTGATAACGCTCACGATCCGAGCCTTCGTCCGGGCGGTCGATATAAGGCGGCAGCGGCATGTGCCCGACTCGGTCGAGGAGCGGCAGCACTTCTTCGGCGAAACCCAACTCGAACAGGGCATCGTGGCGAGCCAGCATTTCGGCTTCGCCTCCACCGTCGATGAGGATCTTCGAGCCCGGCTTGGGTGACTTGCTGGAGCGCACATGGGCCAGCACGCGGTGCGTGTCGAGCACTCGCTCGATGAGGATTTCCAGCTTGCCGCCAGACGCCTTCTGACCGAACAGCCGTGCCGGAATCACCCGGGTATTGTTGAACACCATCAAATCGCCCGGGCGCAGATGCTCAAGCAGATCAGTGAATTGACGGTGTGCCAGGGCGCCGCTGACCCCATCCAGGGTCAACAGGCGACTACCGCGACGCTCGGCCAAAGGGTGGCGGGCGATCAGCGAATCAGGAAGCTCGAAGGTAAAGTCAGCAACGCGCATGATGGAGTTCGTCTAGCAGGGCCGGAAAGTCTAGCGGAAATATCGAAAATTGACCATGAAACGTGATTGACCAACGGTAGGTACCTCTCTATACTTCGCCGCCATTGAGCCCTGATGGCGGAATTGGTAGACGCGGCGGATTCAAAATCCGTTTTCGAAAGGAGTGGGAGTTCGAGTCTCCCTCGGGGCACCAAAATTAAGAAAGGTCTTGCTTAGCAAGGCCTTTTTTTTCGCCTGCCGGAAAGTAGCTGCCGTAGTAAGAGCTGCCGAAGGCTGCGATCTTTTGATCTTCCTCTGTTTCACCGACAGGACAACTCAAAGGATTCACTGCATGGAAACGTCACTGGAAACCGTCGCCCTGTTCTCCCTCAAGCTCGCTTACGAGGAAGAAGGCCTGAGCCCGATTCTGCGGGATGACATGGTCATGGGTGATTATCAGAAAGACGTATTCGAGTTGCTGGTGCGCCGGGGTGATGTCGAGACGATCCAGTTCAAGATGAACGAGTGCCTGGCGCTGGCGATGGATGCGCTGGGTGGCTTCGAGAAACCGCTGGGACGGGAACTGCACAAGTTGTCGACCGACCTCAGTCAGGCGCAGTCGCTGGAGCAACTGGATCAGCCGCTCCTCGCGCTGAAGGGTTATTTGAAGGACATTCTGTAATCAGACGCGCGATCTGAAGAAACAGCCCCTCGGATTACTTCCGCACTTTTACCACTTGAATGTCGACGGGGAACCCACCTGCCCCTTCCAGTTTCTTCCATCCCACGTATTGAAAAATCGCGTCCCGATCGATGGCATCACCCCTCTCCACCATTGCTCCGCCCAGCACCGCGACCTCTCTATAGATTGCGCAACTGCCCTCATCGGGATGAGCGGTGTAGATCACATAGGGTTTGACGTATCGCACGGCACGGAAATGTCGGCCGCAACCCCAGTCGACCGTGATCATCAATGTCTTCAGTAACGCTTCGCCATCCATTTCCGGATCCTCGGCGATCTCGTGGAGCTTGCCGAGCTTGCCGACGTCGCTAAAACCCAGAGCACGGGCGCGTTTGTATTCCGGGGACTCTAAATGCTCGGCCTCAGCCTTTAAGGCTTGCTGCAGAATCTCTTTGTCCTGGACGTTATGTTCGTTGTTCGAGATCTCGGTCGCTTGGGCAATGACGTTTTCGCAACGGGCATAATCGGGAGAGGCAAGGCTTGCTTGGGTGAGGTGCCGGCGATGGATGAAAACAGGTGGTATCAAGCTATCGACGTAGAACATCGCTTCCCTGGCTGTAATTGCCCCGTTTTGAGCGTTGTTCACCACTTGCTGAAAACGCTCACAATTGGAGAGGTATCCCTTCCAGGCGACCTCCGGGGTTTCGGCGGCAAGTGCCGGGGTCATTCCGATCGAGAGGAGGAAAGCGCCGAGCAGGCGCGAGACAGAAGAAACGCTGAGCATGTGTAGTCCGTTACGCAGATGAAGAAAGTGGCGCGAAGCTACTATTTTGCCATCTTGCCGTCCACTCTCGCTGGAGGCCTATCAACCGCCTCTGTTATCACGCACTCGGGAATAAACCAATGGATGCTTTGCTGTGCTTGATGGTGTTGGCCGGAACCTGGTGGTGGGTGGTGAAGCAACGGGGTGAGTGGAACTTGCTACTTGGCAACCTTGCTGGCGCCGGAAGTAGCGTGGTAACCGGTATTGTGTTCACGCTGATATACGACGGGGTCATTCTCGCTTATGAGGAAGACTGCCTGAGCCCGCCCCTGCGCGATGATCTGGTCATGGGTGATTACCAGCGGGCTTTTTGCTGTCTGGGATAATGTCCCTACCTCTTCAAGATAGCTCCACCCTCACCTGTCGAGACAGTCTCAACGGCTGCTTATCGATTTCGTGTTGCCACGCCCCTAGCAGCTTGGCGGCATCATCGTTGACTGCAAAACCATCGCAATACATCCGGCACCGGCAAGGCCGAGAAAGCGCCGTAGCCAGCCGCCAATGTGACCCCATTCAAACAAGCTTCACATGGCAGTCCCAGCCCTTCAGTGGCGCCCAAGAGGGCCTCTCATGAGATACCTACACCCTCGGCGGCAAATGGCCGCCAATCGCACTGTGTCCGGCATGAAGGCTTCCTTGGAAAAGTACAAAAGCTAGGGCTGAACCTTAGCATTGTCGGCAGGCGAGGACAGCCGCAGGGCGTCTGAGAATGTCGTACGAACTTTCCTGCGGGCAAAACAAAACCCCAACTGCTTTCGCAATTGGGGTTTCGGAATTTAATCTTGACGATGACCTACTCTCACATGGGGAAACCCCACACTACCATCGGCGATGCATCGTTTCACTTCTGAGTTCGGGATGGGATCAGGTGGTTCCAACGCTCTATGGTCGTCAAGAAATTCGGGTACTGAGTCGTGGCCAGACGGCCTCGCTTCAGCAAATTGGGTATGGGATAGTTTTCGGTGTTTTGTGCTGCCTTTTTAGGTGCAGTCGAACTTTCGGTTCGTTTCGTCTTCACACACCGCAATCTGGTTGCTCTGGTTTAGAGAGCCGACGCAAATTGCTTGGGTGTTATATGGTCAAGCCTCACGGGCAATTAGTATTGGTTAGCTCAACGCCTCACAGCGCTTACACACCCAACCTATCAACGTCGTAGTCTTCGACGGCCCTTCAGGGAACTCAAGGTTCCAGTGAGATCTCATCTTGAGGCAAGTTTCCCGCTTAGATGCTTTCAGCGGTTATCTTTTCCGAACATAGCTACCCGGCAATGCCACTGGCGTGACAACCGGAACACCAGAGGTTCGTCCACTCCGGTCCTCTCGTACTAGGAGCAGCCCCTCTCAAATCTCAAACGTCCACGGCAGATAGGGACCGAACTGTCTCACGACGTTCTAAACCCAGCTCGCGTACCACTTTAAATGGCGAACAGCCATACCCTTGGGACCGGCTTCAGCCCCAGGATGTGATGAGCCGACATCGAGGTGCCAAACACCGCCGTCGATATGAACTCTTGGGCGGTATCAGCCTGTTATCCCCGGAGTACCTTTTATCCGTTGAGCGATGGCCCTTCCATACAGAACCACCGGATCACTAAGACCTACTTTCGTACCTGCTCGACGTGTCTGTCTCGCAGTCAAGCGCGCTTTTGCCTTTATACTCTACGACCGATTTCCGACCGGTCTGAGCGCACCTTCGTACTCCTCCGTTACTCTTTAGGAGGAGACCGCCCCAGTCAAACTACCCACCATACACTGTCCTCGATCCGGATAACGGACCTGAGTTAGAACCTCAAAGTTGCCAGGGTGGTATTTCAAGGATGGCTCCACGCAAACTGGCGTTCACGCTTCAAAGCCTCCCACCTATCCTACACAAGCAAATTCAAAGTCCAGTGCAAAGCTATAGTAAAGGTTCACGGGGTCTTTCCGTCTAGCCGCGGATACACTGCATCTTCACAGCGATTTCAATTTCACTGAGTCTCGGGTGGAGACAGCGCCGCCATCGTTACGCCATTCGTGCAGGTCGGAACTTACCCGACAAGGAATTTCGCTACCTTAGGACCGTTATAGTTACGGCCGCCGTTTACCGGGGCTTCGATCAAGAGCTTCGCGTTAGCTAACCCCATCAATTAACCTTCCGGCACCGGGCAGGCGTCACACCCTATACGTCCACTTTCGTGTTTGCAGAGTGCTGTGTTTTTAATAAACAGTCGCAGCGGCCTGGTATCTTCGACCGGCATGGGCTTACGGAGCAAGTCCTTCACCCTCACCGGCGCACCTTCTCCCGAAGTTACGGTGCCATTTTGCCTAGTTCCTTCACCCGAGTTCTCTCAAGCGCCTTGGTATTCTCTACCCAACCACCTGTGTCGGTTTGGGGTACGGTTCCTGGTTACCTGAAGCTTAGAAGCTTTTCTTGGAAGCATGGCATCAACCACTTCGTCGCCTAATGGCAACTCGTCATCAGCTCTCGGCCTTAGAATCCCGGATTTACCTAAGATTCCAGCCTACCACCTTAAACTTGGACAACCAACGCCAAGCTGGCCTAGCCTTCTCCGTCCCTCCATCGCAATAACCAGAAGTACAGGAATATTAACCTGTTTTCCATCGACTACGCTTTTCAGCCTCGCCTTAGGGACCGACTAACCCTGCGTCGATTAACGTTGCGCAGGAAACCTTGGTCTTTCGGCGTGGGTGTTTTTCACACCCATTGTCGTTACTCATGTCAGCATTCGCACTTCTGATACCTCCAGCAAGCTTCTCAACTCACCTTCACAGGCTTACAGAACGCTCCTCTACCGCATCACTTACGTGATACCCGTAGCTTCGGTGTATGGTTTGAGCCCCGTTACATCTTCCGCGCAGGCCGACTCGACTAGTGAGCTATTACGCTTTCTTTAAAGGGTGGCTGCTTCTAAGCCAACCTCCTAGCTGTCTAAGCCTTCCCACATCGTTTCCCACTTAACCATAACTTTGGGACCTTAGCTGACGGTCTGGGTTGTTTCCCTTTTCACGACGGACGTTAGCACCCGCCGTGTGTCTCCCATGCTCGGCACTTGTAGGTATTCGGAGTTTGCATCGGTTTGGTAAGTCGGGATGACCCCCTAGCCGAAACAGTGCTCTACCCCCTACAGTGATACATGAGGCGCTACCTAAATAGCTTTCGAGGAGAACCAGCTATCTCCGAGCTTGATTAGCCTTTCACTCCGATCCACAGGTCATCCGCTAACTTTTCAACGGTAGTCGGTTCGGTCCTCCAGTCAGTGTTACCTAACCTTCAACCTGCCCATGGATAGATCGCCCGGTTTCGGGTCTATTCCCAGCGACTAGACGCCCTATTAAGACTCGCTTTCGCTACGCCTCCCCTATTCGGTTAAGCTCGCCA from Pseudomonas allokribbensis encodes the following:
- the queA gene encoding tRNA preQ1(34) S-adenosylmethionine ribosyltransferase-isomerase QueA — encoded protein: MRVADFTFELPDSLIARHPLAERRGSRLLTLDGVSGALAHRQFTDLLEHLRPGDLMVFNNTRVIPARLFGQKASGGKLEILIERVLDTHRVLAHVRSSKSPKPGSKILIDGGGEAEMLARHDALFELGFAEEVLPLLDRVGHMPLPPYIDRPDEGSDRERYQTVYAEKLGAVAAPTAGLHFDQTLMEAIAAKGVETAFVTLHVGAGTFQPVRVEKLEDHHMHSEWLEVGQDVVDAVAACRARGGRVIAVGTTSVRSLESAARDGVLKPFSGDTDIFIFPGRPFHVVDALVTNFHLPESTLLMLVSAFAGYPETMAAYKAAVENEYRFFSYGDAMFITRNPAPTAPKETGPEETE